Proteins encoded by one window of Desulfovibrio ferrophilus:
- a CDS encoding dihydroorotase, translating to MSNPDFVIRGAKWQGEAMDLLVADGKIMEMRPTGGSIAEGVEKIPANGALLLPALTDAHVHLREPGFEWKEDIASGLLAAAHGGFANIMCMANTDPVNDEVSVTEMMLDKARLAWPDGPRLFPVAGLTKGLKGQQLTNLAEMHRAGCKAASNDGLPVHNTELFRNAVEYAANWGMVVIDHCEDPDMAPGAGVNEGELSSRLGLKGAPTAGEAIQVARDILLAQYLDTPIHVAHVSCRQAVEMLADAKRRGVPITAETCPHYLLLTEDAVEGYDTAAKVNPPLRTMDDVLAIRQALNEGVIDILVTDHAPHADHEKEVPFAEAPCGISGLDTALPLTMRMVDEGILDMETAIRAWCLRPAEIFGLPSCGFAAGDSADFVLYDPSASWEVRPELMRSKGKNTPFMGQTMPGRVNALFVGGRRIV from the coding sequence GTGTCTAATCCCGATTTCGTGATTCGCGGCGCCAAGTGGCAGGGCGAGGCCATGGACCTGCTTGTGGCTGATGGCAAGATCATGGAGATGAGGCCCACGGGCGGCTCCATTGCCGAGGGCGTGGAAAAGATTCCTGCCAATGGCGCACTGTTGCTGCCTGCATTGACCGATGCCCATGTGCACCTGCGCGAGCCGGGCTTCGAGTGGAAGGAAGATATCGCCTCGGGCCTCTTGGCTGCGGCCCATGGTGGTTTTGCCAATATCATGTGCATGGCCAATACCGACCCGGTCAACGACGAGGTCAGTGTCACGGAGATGATGCTCGACAAGGCCCGTCTGGCCTGGCCCGATGGCCCGCGTCTGTTCCCCGTGGCTGGATTGACCAAGGGCTTGAAGGGCCAGCAGCTGACCAATCTGGCCGAGATGCATCGCGCCGGGTGCAAGGCTGCGTCCAACGACGGACTGCCCGTGCACAATACCGAATTGTTTCGTAATGCCGTGGAATACGCCGCCAACTGGGGCATGGTGGTCATCGATCATTGCGAGGACCCGGATATGGCCCCCGGAGCCGGAGTCAACGAGGGTGAACTCAGCTCGCGCCTGGGCCTGAAGGGTGCCCCCACTGCGGGTGAGGCCATTCAGGTGGCACGCGATATCCTGCTGGCCCAGTATCTGGATACCCCCATCCACGTGGCCCATGTTTCCTGCCGTCAGGCCGTGGAAATGCTGGCCGATGCCAAGCGTCGCGGGGTGCCCATTACCGCCGAGACCTGCCCGCATTATCTGCTGCTGACCGAAGACGCCGTGGAAGGCTACGACACTGCCGCCAAGGTCAATCCGCCGTTGCGGACCATGGATGATGTGTTGGCGATTCGTCAGGCCCTGAATGAGGGAGTCATTGATATTCTGGTCACGGACCATGCCCCCCATGCCGACCACGAAAAAGAAGTGCCCTTTGCCGAGGCCCCCTGTGGGATTTCCGGGTTGGATACAGCCTTGCCGCTGACCATGCGCATGGTGGACGAAGGCATCCTGGATATGGAGACCGCCATTCGTGCGTGGTGCCTGCGGCCCGCCGAGATTTTCGGACTGCCCTCCTGTGGCTTTGCTGCGGGTGACAGCGCTGATTTCGTGCTCTACGACCCAAGTGCTAGCTGGGAGGTCCGGCCCGAGCTGATGCGCTCCAAGGGCAAGAACACCCCGTTCATGGGGCAGACCATGCCCGGCAGGGTCAATGCCCTGTTTGTCGGCGGGCGCCGAATCGTTTGA
- the hisI gene encoding phosphoribosyl-AMP cyclohydrolase, which translates to MIRPDFEKMDGLIPAIAQDAETGEILMMAYMNELAWDKTLETGEAHYWSRSRQTLWHKGGTSGHTQKIKSIRIDCDDDTLVLLIDQIGGAACHKGYRSCFFRELKDGEVSTCSPLVFDPKEVYK; encoded by the coding sequence ATGATACGACCCGATTTCGAGAAAATGGACGGATTGATCCCGGCCATCGCCCAGGATGCCGAGACTGGCGAAATCCTGATGATGGCCTATATGAATGAGCTGGCCTGGGACAAGACCCTGGAGACCGGCGAGGCCCATTACTGGAGCCGCTCCCGCCAGACCCTATGGCATAAGGGCGGTACGAGCGGCCATACCCAGAAGATCAAGTCCATTCGTATCGATTGTGACGACGACACGCTCGTGCTGTTGATTGACCAGATCGGCGGAGCCGCCTGTCACAAGGGCTATCGCTCCTGTTTTTTCCGTGAACTCAAGGATGGCGAGGTCAGTACCTGTTCGCCGCTCGTTTTCGATCCCAAGGAGGTCTACAAATAA
- the hisG gene encoding ATP phosphoribosyltransferase encodes MSDTNEPILKFGIPKGSLQDATIALLEKAGWKIRQYHRNYFPDVNDKELKISMCRAQEMSRYVSDGTLDLGLTGKDWIQENESDVHVVSDLIYSKVSNRTASWVLAVAGDSPYQRPEDLAGKKISTELVGCTKRYFENAGIPVEVEYSWGATEAKVVEGLCDGIVEVTETGTTIKAHGLRIIAELMQTNTRMIANKEAMADPWKKKKIDQINMLLTGALDAESLVGLKMNVPGDKMDDIMDELPSANSPTIAHLHNSDWLSVEIVVAQSIVRDLIPKLHAKGAQAIIEFTLNKVI; translated from the coding sequence ATGTCTGACACCAACGAACCGATCCTCAAATTCGGTATTCCCAAGGGCTCCCTTCAGGACGCCACCATCGCTCTTCTGGAAAAGGCTGGCTGGAAGATCCGCCAGTACCATCGCAACTACTTCCCGGATGTGAACGACAAGGAGCTCAAGATCTCCATGTGCCGCGCCCAGGAAATGTCGCGCTACGTCTCCGACGGCACCCTGGACCTGGGGCTGACCGGTAAGGACTGGATTCAGGAGAACGAGTCGGACGTGCACGTGGTCTCCGACCTGATCTATTCCAAGGTCTCCAACCGCACCGCGAGCTGGGTTCTGGCTGTTGCCGGTGATTCCCCCTACCAGCGTCCCGAAGACCTGGCTGGCAAGAAGATCTCCACCGAGCTGGTGGGCTGCACCAAGCGCTACTTCGAGAACGCGGGTATCCCCGTGGAAGTGGAATACTCCTGGGGCGCCACCGAGGCCAAGGTTGTTGAAGGCCTGTGCGACGGTATTGTGGAGGTCACCGAGACCGGAACCACCATCAAGGCTCACGGCCTGCGCATCATTGCCGAGCTGATGCAGACCAACACGCGCATGATCGCCAACAAGGAAGCCATGGCCGACCCCTGGAAAAAGAAGAAGATCGACCAGATCAACATGCTTCTGACCGGCGCTCTGGATGCCGAGTCCCTGGTGGGCCTGAAGATGAACGTGCCCGGTGACAAGATGGACGACATCATGGACGAGCTGCCCTCGGCCAACTCCCCGACCATCGCGCACCTGCACAACTCCGACTGGCTGTCCGTGGAAATCGTGGTCGCCCAGTCCATCGTGCGTGACCTGATTCCCAAGCTGCATGCCAAGGGTGCTCAGGCTATTATTGAGTTCACTCTCAATAAAGTGATTTAG
- a CDS encoding HD domain-containing protein, whose translation MSDPYKEAVSICKTIMRNGYDAYVVNARMQHLVMEGGDVELDIATDLDFKGLDKLFPAIEHSKEHLAIGKFVEDGVLFRFYPTDIEDGSHPEECVARITPRLMRKLESTGEIPANLACPYIPESEDRYKGFEDLEGGEVKFKGIPDDTLRRDYLRGIRAMRFAANFGLPIEPNTWTAIVRGSKRMLDYIAVSDIMDEWRKVEAENMADFVQLLFDSMVLHGLIPEVAALSRIKQMKNEDEGTEEETVFEHMLNVMRFYPEHLPYDWIGTLSCMFHDVGKLYTAEFFDDRWTFYQHHRVGAKITRKIMNRLRFDPNDTDLICHLVRHHKRFGFMLTDKGIRRFKALDEYPRLIELERAGVKARGGNYTEFNHNTKMLERADIPEDMLEPLLNGNEIMDFAGLNPGPAVGIIRDALLQAQIAGEVGTVPDAVEFCIRYKEREGLS comes from the coding sequence ATGAGTGACCCCTATAAAGAAGCTGTCAGCATCTGCAAAACCATCATGCGCAATGGCTACGACGCCTATGTCGTCAATGCCCGTATGCAGCATCTGGTGATGGAGGGCGGCGATGTCGAACTGGATATCGCCACTGACCTGGATTTCAAGGGCCTGGACAAGTTGTTCCCGGCCATCGAGCATTCCAAGGAACACCTGGCCATCGGCAAATTCGTCGAGGACGGTGTTTTGTTTCGGTTCTACCCCACGGATATCGAGGATGGTTCCCACCCCGAGGAATGCGTGGCCCGGATCACCCCGCGCCTGATGCGCAAGCTGGAAAGCACGGGTGAGATTCCGGCCAATCTGGCCTGCCCCTATATCCCCGAGAGCGAAGACCGCTACAAGGGCTTCGAGGATCTGGAAGGCGGTGAGGTCAAATTCAAGGGCATCCCCGACGATACCCTGCGCCGTGACTACCTGCGCGGCATTCGCGCCATGCGCTTTGCAGCCAACTTCGGCCTGCCCATCGAGCCCAATACCTGGACCGCCATCGTGCGTGGCTCCAAGCGGATGCTGGACTACATCGCCGTGTCCGACATTATGGACGAGTGGCGCAAGGTGGAAGCCGAGAACATGGCCGACTTCGTTCAGCTGCTGTTCGACTCCATGGTCCTGCATGGCCTGATCCCCGAAGTGGCAGCCCTGTCTCGTATCAAGCAAATGAAGAACGAGGATGAAGGCACCGAGGAAGAGACCGTGTTCGAGCATATGCTCAATGTCATGCGTTTCTACCCCGAGCATCTGCCCTATGACTGGATCGGGACCCTGTCCTGCATGTTCCACGATGTGGGCAAGCTCTATACCGCCGAATTTTTCGACGATCGCTGGACCTTCTACCAGCACCATCGCGTGGGCGCCAAGATTACCCGCAAGATCATGAATCGTCTGCGATTTGACCCTAACGATACTGATTTGATCTGCCACCTGGTGCGCCATCACAAGCGTTTCGGGTTCATGCTCACGGACAAGGGCATCCGTCGCTTCAAGGCGCTGGATGAGTACCCCCGCCTGATCGAGTTGGAGCGCGCTGGCGTCAAGGCACGTGGCGGCAACTACACCGAGTTCAACCACAACACCAAGATGCTGGAACGCGCCGATATCCCCGAGGATATGCTGGAGCCGCTCTTGAACGGCAACGAGATCATGGATTTCGCAGGCCTCAACCCCGGCCCCGCCGTGGGAATCATCCGCGATGCCTTGCTCCAGGCCCAGATTGCCGGAGAGGTGGGCACCGTGCCAGATGCCGTGGAGTTCTGCATACGCTACAAGGAACGCGAAGGTTTGTCATAG
- the rlmN gene encoding 23S rRNA (adenine(2503)-C(2))-methyltransferase RlmN: protein MKNLCNMSLDQLRDLVTGLGEPAYRAEQVWQWVWDKGVQRIEEMTNLSKDLRTKLAQAGEIRWPEIAEILVSSDTTVKFMLRLDDGALVETVLIPERTHTTQCLSTQVGCAMGCSFCSTGDMGFTRNMTMAEILGQVLVARQYLKDQGREIKELRNLVFMGMGEPLLNLDELMRSLAVLNSETGLGFSSRRITVSTVGVLKGLEVLGDSGLAMLAVSLHAPTQQLREQIMPTAAKAVPLDELMPVLDRYPLRPRQRITYEYIMLKGVNDKPEHAKGLVRLLGQRKAKVNLIAYNAGPDAPYQAPARMEILTFEKILHVKGLTATIRSSKGQDISAACGQLKADYIRRQLEGCDQKDTK from the coding sequence ATGAAGAACCTGTGCAACATGAGCCTGGACCAGCTGCGTGACCTTGTCACCGGACTGGGAGAACCCGCCTACCGCGCTGAGCAGGTGTGGCAATGGGTGTGGGACAAGGGTGTGCAACGGATCGAGGAGATGACCAATCTCTCCAAGGATTTGCGGACCAAGCTCGCACAGGCCGGGGAAATCCGCTGGCCCGAGATCGCCGAGATCCTGGTCTCCTCGGACACCACCGTGAAGTTCATGTTGCGTCTGGATGACGGCGCCTTGGTGGAGACTGTTCTCATTCCCGAACGCACGCACACCACCCAGTGCCTGTCTACGCAGGTGGGCTGTGCCATGGGCTGCAGCTTCTGCTCCACTGGCGACATGGGCTTCACGCGCAATATGACCATGGCCGAAATCCTGGGCCAGGTACTGGTGGCTCGCCAGTATCTGAAGGACCAGGGCCGCGAGATCAAGGAACTCCGCAATCTCGTGTTCATGGGCATGGGCGAGCCCCTGTTAAATCTTGATGAACTGATGCGCAGCCTGGCTGTACTGAACAGCGAAACAGGCCTTGGGTTTTCTTCACGCAGGATCACCGTCTCCACGGTGGGGGTCCTCAAAGGATTGGAGGTGCTCGGAGATAGTGGGCTTGCTATGCTCGCCGTCTCGTTGCATGCGCCGACCCAACAGTTGCGTGAACAGATCATGCCCACGGCAGCCAAGGCCGTTCCCCTGGACGAGCTGATGCCCGTGCTGGACCGCTATCCCCTGCGGCCCCGCCAGCGCATCACCTACGAGTACATCATGCTCAAAGGGGTCAACGATAAGCCCGAGCATGCCAAGGGGCTGGTCCGACTACTGGGACAGCGCAAGGCCAAGGTCAATCTGATTGCCTACAATGCCGGCCCCGATGCCCCTTATCAGGCCCCGGCGCGTATGGAGATCCTGACGTTCGAGAAGATTCTGCACGTCAAGGGTCTGACCGCCACGATTCGCTCCAGCAAGGGACAGGATATCAGTGCCGCCTGCGGACAACTCAAGGCGGATTATATTCGAAGACAGCTTGAGGGCTGTGACCAAAAGGACACCAAGTAA